One window of Papaver somniferum cultivar HN1 chromosome 9, ASM357369v1, whole genome shotgun sequence genomic DNA carries:
- the LOC113308212 gene encoding uncharacterized protein At1g08160-like produces MVRQTGVANGTLPTTVPDVHKQPRPRPRRCIAITILTLIALLGLAVLISWLAVRPRRLVYTIEDGKVKDFNLHNNHLNSTFDFIIKAYNPNNKVSLYYDSVEVIVSYDDQTIAFDVVEPFYQPSSNVTKFEVKPMAKSVSLLGSVAKDLKFEKSSGQVEIDVRLKAKIRFKLGIWKSSHYSLRVSCSSVVVHLHSSKSFERTSCDVDT; encoded by the coding sequence ATGGTTCGTCAGACAGGTGTTGCCAACGGTACTCTTCCAACAACGGTGCCAGACGTGCACAAGCAACCACGACCCAGACCACGTCGATGTATAGCGATAACAATACTAACCTTGATAGCATTGCTAGGTCTTGCAGTGCTTATAAGTTGGTTAGCAGTTAGACCAAGAAGATTAGTCTACACAATTGAAGATGGCAAGGTTAAGGATTTCAACTTGCACAATAATCATCTCAACAGTACATTTGATTTCATTATAAAGGCATATAACCCAAATAATAAGGTCTCTTTGTATTATGATTCAGTAGAAGTTATTGTTTCTTATGATGATCAAACAATTGCATTTGATGTTGTTGAGCCATTTTATCAACCTAGTAGTAATGTGACTAAGTTTGAAGTGAAGCCAATGGCTAAATCTGTTTCGTTACTTGGGTCAGTGGCTAAAGATCTAAAGTTTGAGAAATCATCTGGTCAAGTTGAGATTGATGTTAGATTGAAGGCTAAGATTCGGTTTAAACTTGGGATCTGGAAATCTTCTCATTATAGTCTAAGGGTGTCTTGTTCTTCTGTAGTTGTTCATTTGCATTCATCTAAGTCATTTGAAAGAACTTCTTGTGATGTAGATACTTGA